AAGTGGAGTAATTTACTCCAGTTAAGAATCGTTCGCAATTGCGACGGAAAAGAACATGCGCCTGTCCAACCTTGCCGATTATGCCGTGGTGCTTATGAGCGCCGCTGCCCGCCAATGCGGGTCCCATTACGGTTCTGGGCCCATCCACGCGGGCATGCTCGCCGAGCAGACCGGCATCCCGGGACCGACGGCGCAGAAGCTGGTGAGCCAGCTCGCACGCGCCGGGCTGCTCGTCGCGTCGCGCGGCAGCGGCGGTGGGGTGCGACTCGCGCGGCCCGCGGCGGCGATCAATGTCGCCGACATCATCGAAGCCGTCGAAGGCCCGATCGCGCTCACCTCCTGCGTCGCCGAAGGACGCCATGACTGTTCGCTCGAGGGCAGTTGCAAGGTGCAGCCGCATTGGGGCGTCGTGAATGGCGCGGTGCGCGGTGCGCTGGCGAACATCAGCCTTGCGAGCCTTGCCGCTGCACCCAAACTCTCCTTCACCCCGCCTGCCCCGGCGCTTGCCGGCGACGAGATCAGAATATGACCGACAACACCGAACTCCCCGTCAAGGACCAGGCCGCGCACGACGCCGCGGCGAAGGTTGCCGATTACGAGCATGGCTGGTCCTCCGCCATCGAGACCGACTTCGCGCCCAAGGGGCTGACCGAGGATACGGTCCGCTTCATTTCGGCCAAGAAGAACGAGCCCGAATGGATGCTCGATTGGCGGCTGAAGGCGTTCCGCCACTGGCAGACGATGGAGACCCCCGACTGGGCGAAGCTCAACGTGCCGCCAATCGACTATCAGGACGCTTATTATTATGCGGCGCCCAAAGCGAAGCCGAAGCTGAGCAGCCTCGACGAGGTCGATCCCGAAATCCTCGAGGTCTATAAAAAGCTCGGCATCCCGATCGAGGAGCAGAAGGTGCTCGCGGGCGTCGAGGGCGCGCGCAAGGTCGCGGTCGACGCGGTGTTCGACAGCGTCAGCGTCGCGACGACCTTCCGCGAGGAGTTGAAGCGCGCGGGGGTGATCTTCCTCTCCATCTCCGAAGCAATCCGCGAATATCCCGAGTTGGTGAAGAAGTGGCTCGGCAAGGTCGTGCCGATGCACGACAATTATTTCGCGACCCTCAATTGCGCGGTCTTCTCCGACGGCACTTTCGTCTATGTGCCCGAGGGCGTGCGCTGCCCGATGGAACTCAGCACCTATTTCCGCATCAATGCCGAAAATACCGGTCAGTTCGAGCGCACGCTGATCGTCGCCGACAAGGGCGCCTATGTCTCCTACCTCGAAGGCTGCACCGCGCCGATGCGCGACGAGAACCAGCTCCACGCCGCGGTGGTCGAACTGATCGCATTGGACGATGCCGAGATCAAATATTCGACGGTGCAAAACTGGTATCCGGGCAATGCCGAGGGCCAGGGCGGCATCTATAATTTTGTGACCAAGCGCGCGCTGTGCCAGGGCAAGCGCAGCAAGGTGTCGTGGACGCAGGTCGAAACCGGCTCGGCGATCACGTGGAAATATCCGAGCTGCGTCCTCAACGGCGACGACAGCGTCGGCGAATTCTACTCGGTCGCGGTCACCAACAATTTCCAGCAGGCCGACACCGGCACCAAGATGATCCACAATGGCAAGCGCACGCGCTCGACCATCGTCAGCAAGGGGATCAGCGCGGGCAAGTCGAACAACACTTATCGCGGCATCGTGCGCGTCGCGCCCAATGCCGAGGGCGTGCGCAACTTCACCCAGTGCGACAGCCTGCTCCTCGGTAGCACCTGCGGTGCGCACACCGTCCCCTATATCGAGGTCCGCAACCCGAGCGCGACCGTCGAGCATGAAGCGACGACGAGCAAGATCAGCGACGACCAGCTTTTCTACGCAATGCAGCGCGGGCTGGGGCAGGAAGAAGCGGTGGCGCTGATCGTCAACGGTTTTGCCAAGGAAGTGCTGCAGCAGCTTCCGATGGAGTTTGCCGTCGAGGCGCAGAAATTGTTGGGGATCAGCCTTGAGGGGAGCGTGGGGTGAGAGCGGCTTTCGCCTTCATTTTCATTGTCACCGCGTGTTCCGATGGCGAAGCCGAGGTGCTGGCAGACATGTCGCTCTCGGAGCGCACATCTTACGAGACAATCAAGACGTTCAACAAATGCATGCAACCGCACATCGCTTTGGCAAAGCGCGGGCCCGCTTTGTCTGATCGTCAAATTGACGAGTTCGGGCAGAAATGCCCCATGGAGTTGGAACAGGTCGCCCAATCCATGGCTAAACGGCCTCTGTCGAGTTTCCGCGGATCGATCTCGAATGACGAGTGGATCCCCGATTTTGACGGGCGCCTTGCACATTATCGGAAATCATTTGCGGGTTCCTTCAGTTGCGAACTGAGCCCCGGCGGCTGTCCGGTTCTATAGGAAATATGATGTTGAAGATTGAAAACCTCCACGCCACCGTCGCCGACAAGCCGATCCTGAAGGGCCTGTCGCTCGACATCAACGCGGGCGAAATCCATGCGATCATGGGGCCGAATGGCGCGGGCAAGTCGACCCTCTCCTATGTCCTCGGCGGGCGCCCCGGTTATGAGGTCACCGAAGGGTCGGCGACGTTCGACGGGCAGGATCTGCTCGACATGGACCCGCACGAGCGTGCCGCGGTGGGCCTGTTCCTCGGCTTCCAATATCCGGTCGAGATCCCCGGCGTGTCGAACGTCCAGTTCCTGCGCGAGAGCCTCAACGCCCAGCGCAAGGCGCGCGGCGAAGAGCCGTTGTCGGGCGGCGACTTCCTGAAGCTCGCGCGCGAGAAGGCGGGGCTGCTCAAGCTCGACATGGATATGCTCAAGCGCCCGGTGAACGTCGGCTTTTCGGGCGGCGAGAAGAAGCGCAACGAGATGGTGCAGATGGGCATCCTCGACCCCAAGCTCGCGATCCTCGACGAGACCGACTCGGGCCTCGACATCGACGCGCTGCGCATCGTCGGCGACGGGATCAACGCGATCATGCGGCGCCCCGACAAGGCCGTGCTGCTGATCACACATTATCAGCGCCTGCTCGACTATGTGCGGCCCGATTTCGTCCACGTCCTCGCGGCCGGCCGCATCGTCAAGTCGGGCGGTCCTGAGCTGGCGCTTGAGCTGGAAGAACATGGTTATGCGGAGATTGCAGCGTGATGAGCGCGCGCGCCCTACTCCCTTCTCCCTTGAGGGGAGAAGGATACGCAGCCTTGGCGCCGAAGGCGTCTAGGCGCAGTTGGATGAGGGTGGGCGAGCCTTTGGCTCGCGCGATCGCATGGCGATCGCATACCCCTCACCCAGCTTCGACTAGCGAGCAAGCTCGCAAGTCTGCGCAGCCCTCTCCCCCAAGGGGCGAGGGATCATGACCACCCTCCCCACGCGCCGCGACGAAGCCTGGCGCTATAGCAATATCGACGCGGTGACCGCGGCATGGCCGCTGCCCGCGCCCGAGAGCATCGTCGTGCCCGCGGGCAGCGACTTCAAGCGCGCGATCGTGCAGGATGCAGGGACGATCCAGCAGGTCGAGATGAGCATCGGCAACGGTGCGACCGCGTCGCTGCATATCCTCAACATCGGCGGTGTATACGGCCGCATCGAACTGAACGTCACGCTGCACGAAGGCGCCGACTTCACCCTCGGCGCCGCGCAGATCGGCGGCGGCGAACAGACTCTTGAGATCGTCACCACCGTCACCCACGCCGAACCCGGCGCGACCTCGCGGCAGATGATCCGCTCGGTGCTCGGCGGCACTGCGACCGGCACTTATCTCGGCAAGGTCGCCGTCGCGCGCGACGCGCAGCAGACCGACAGCGAGCAGGACGTGAAAGCGATGCTGCTCGACCGCAGCGCGACCGCCAACGCCAAGCCCGAGCTCGAAATCTTCGCCGACGATGTCAAATGCGCGCACGGCTGCGCGATCGGCGAGCTCGACGCGATGAGCCTCTATTATCTCCAGTCGCGCGGCCTTCCGCCCGCCGAGGCGAAGAAGATATTGCTGCAGGCCTTCGTTGCCGGCGTCTTCGACGGCGCCGAGGACGAGGAAAAGCTACAAGCGCTCGCGCTCGCCAAGCTGGGAGAGTTGGTGTGAGCAGCCTCTCTTCCCCGTTCGTCCCGAGCGAAGTCGAGGGACGCGAAGCCGGGCGCCAGCGTGTCTCGACTTCGCTCGACACGAACGGGATCAGGGACCAGTTCCCCGGCCTGACGCCAGGCTGGCACTATCTCGACACCGCCGCGACCGCGCAGAAGCCGCAGGCGGTGATCGACGCGACGGTGAACGCAATGGGCCGCGACTATGCGACCGTGCACCGCGGCGTCTATGCACGCTCGGCCGATATGACGCTCGCCTATGAGGCGGCGCGGCGGCGGATCGCGGGCTTTATCGGCGCGCGCGAGAATGACGTGACCTTCGTGCGGGGCGCGACCGAGGCGATCAATCTCGTCGCCTACTCGCATCCGAAGAAGGGCCGCGTACTGCTGTCGATGCTCGAACATCACAGCAATATCGTGCCCTGGCAGCTCGCGGGCTGGCAGGTCGATGTCTGCCCGCTGACCGCCGACGGCTGCATCGACCTCGACGCCGCCGAGAAGCTGCTCACCCCCGATCACACGATGGTCGCCTTCGCCCATGTCTCGAACGTGCTCGGCAGCCCGCTCGACGTTGCGCGCGCCGCCGAGCTCGCGCACCGTGTCGACGCCGAACTGCTGATCGACGGCTGTCAGGCGGTTCCGCGCCTGCCCGTCGATGTCGCGGCATTGGGCTGCGACTATTACGCCTTCTCGGGCCACAAGCTCTACGGCCCCACCGGCATCGGCGTGCTGTGGAGCGACAAGCTCGACACGCTCCCGCCGTGGCAGGGCGGCGGATCGATGATCGACCGCGTGACCTTCGCCAAGACGAGCTACGCCCCCGCCCCCACCCGCTTCGAAGCCGGCACTCCGGCAATCGTCGAAGCGATCGGGCTCGCCGCGGCCGTCGACTATGTCGAGGCGCTGGGCATCGACAGGGTCCATGCGCATGAATGCGCGCTCGTCGGGAGCTTGCGCGAAGCCCTCGCACGCAAGAACAGCATCACGCTCTATGGCCCTGAAAATAGTGCAGGAATCGTCAGTTTTTCGATGACGGGGGTTCATCCGCACGACATCGGCACTATCTTGGACGAAAGCGGGGTCGCGATCCGCGCCGGGCACCATTGCGCGCAGCCGCTGATGGAGCATCTGGGTGTACCCGCGACCGCGCGCGCGAGCTTCGGTGTGTACAACAATGACGACGATGTGGCGGCGCTGATCGACGGCCTCGCCCGCGTCGAGAGGATTTTCGGATGAGCGACGAGGACCGCATGATCAAGGTCGAAGAAGTGACGAGCGTCGACGCGCCGCCGAAAGCGCGCGTCGAAGATATCGAGACCGCGCCCGAGAAGCTCGAGCGCAAGCGCGACTATCTCGAAGGCTTCCTCGCGGCCAAGCCCGCCGACGTAGCGCCCGGCGCGGTCGGCGGCGACCTTTATGAGTCGGTGATCGACGCGCTCAAGGAGATTTTCGACCCCGAAATCCCCGTGAACATCTACGACCTCGGCCTGATCTACAATGTCGAGATCGACGAGGGCCATGTGCTCGTCACGATGACGCTGACCACGCCGCACTGCCCGGTCGCGGAGTCGATGCCCGCCGAGGTCGAACTGCGCGTCGGCGCGGTGCCCGGCGTCGGCGACGCCGAGGTCAATCTCGTCTGGGACCCGCCGTGGTCGCCGCAGAATATGAGCGACGAAGCGCGGCTCGAATTGGGGATGCTGTGATGACCGATACCAAGACCCGCGTCCGCCCGGCAGCAGTGACGCTCACCCCCGGTGCCGAGGAACGCATCGCGAAACTGATGGCGTCGGCGCCGGAGGGCACGATCGGCGTGCGCCTGTCGACCCCGCGCCGCGGCTGTTCGGGGCTCGCCTATTCGGTCGACTATGTAACCGAAGAGGTGAAGTTCGACGAGAAGATCGAGACCCCCGGCGGCGTCTTCTACATCGACGGCGCGTCGGTCCTGTATCTGATCGGCAGCGTTATGGACTGGGTCGAGGATGATTTTGCCGCGGGCTTCGTCTTCGAGAATCCGAACGCCAAGGGCGCGTGCGGCTGCGGCGAGAGTTTTACCGTCTAAAGGGCGCTTTTCCGCAAAAAACATGCTATGATGGCTCCTCCAAAGAAGGGGCAGCATCATGATCCGTGCCTTCTATCTGGCCTATGCGGCCATCTGCTATGCGATATTCTTTGCGACATTCCTGTACCTTATCGCCTTCGTCGGCAATCTGCCCGTCGTCGAGCCAACGGTCGATTTCGCGCGCGAAGCGCCGCCCGGGCGAACGGTATTGATCGATGCCGCGCTGATCGCGCTGTTCGGCGTTCAGCATAGCGCGATGGCCCGCCCCGGGTTCAAGGCGGCATGGACGCGTATCGTCCCTGCCCCCATCGAGCGTAGTACCTATGTGCTGCTCGCCAGCCTCACGCTGATCGTTCTGATGCTGTTCTGGCACGAACTGACCACACCGGTGTGGATGGTAACCAATGTAGCGGGCGCCGCGGTCCTGTGGGCACTCTTCGGCCTCGGCTGGCTGATCGTCCTCACCAGTACCTTCCTGATCAACCATTTCGAGCTGTTCGGTTTGCAGCAAGCCTGGTTCGCCGTGCGCGCGAAAGCGGCCGCGCCGCCGGTGCTGCGCCAGCCGCTTTTCTACAGGTTCGTGCGGCATCCGTTATATGCGGGGTTCTTCCTCGCCTTCTGGGCGACGCCCGTGATGACCGCCGGCCACCTGCTGCTCGCCGCCGGCCTTTCTCTCTATATGCTGATAGCAATCCGGTTCGAGGAGCGCGACCTGATCGATGTCTTCGGCGAAGCTTATGTAAGCTATCGTCGGCGCGTCGGCATGCTCGTCCCGCGGATCGGCGGCGGCCGCTAGCGGCAGACCGTCCAGCCCGCGGTCCGTGCCGCCATGTCGAGATGGAAATGGTCGGCGTGCGCGCGGTTATAATCGGGTGACAGGACAGTGCTGAACAGGCCGCAGCTTTCGTCGCGAATGCCGTGCAAGAATTCGCTGCGGTTGTCGCCAGGCGGCCAGTCGTTGATCAGAGCAATGCGTGTCCCGTCGGCGAGGATAAAGGCCGAGATGTCGATCGCGTTCGCGGTCGAATGCTGGCTTTGCGCCTGCTCGCCAGCGATCTTGCGGCAATTATAGCTGCCGAGATTCTCCATCTCGATCACTTTCTGTCCGAAATATTTTCGCGCGAGCGGCTGAACCACGTCGCGATTCCATAGCGCCATCGCGGCGGTTACCGCGCAGCCGGGCGCCGCATTGGCAGGCCGCATCGTCGGCACGAAACGATCGCCGGTCAGGATCATGCGCTGACTCGCCCGGCAAATCCCGTTACCGATGGGCGGCCGTCGCAGATAGCCCACGCCTGCGCGGTCGAGGACGGCGAAACAGGCCGCGTCGTCGCTCGCAAGTGCGACGAGCTTGCTGTGCGTCGCCCATCCCTGTGGATGCGCGAGTTCGAAACGCGCGCCGGGGAAATGTTCGGGATGATCGCGCACCCACTG
This DNA window, taken from Sphingopyxis sp. PAMC25046, encodes the following:
- a CDS encoding SufD family Fe-S cluster assembly protein, with translation MTTLPTRRDEAWRYSNIDAVTAAWPLPAPESIVVPAGSDFKRAIVQDAGTIQQVEMSIGNGATASLHILNIGGVYGRIELNVTLHEGADFTLGAAQIGGGEQTLEIVTTVTHAEPGATSRQMIRSVLGGTATGTYLGKVAVARDAQQTDSEQDVKAMLLDRSATANAKPELEIFADDVKCAHGCAIGELDAMSLYYLQSRGLPPAEAKKILLQAFVAGVFDGAEDEEKLQALALAKLGELV
- a CDS encoding Rrf2 family transcriptional regulator gives rise to the protein MRLSNLADYAVVLMSAAARQCGSHYGSGPIHAGMLAEQTGIPGPTAQKLVSQLARAGLLVASRGSGGGVRLARPAAAINVADIIEAVEGPIALTSCVAEGRHDCSLEGSCKVQPHWGVVNGAVRGALANISLASLAAAPKLSFTPPAPALAGDEIRI
- the sufB gene encoding Fe-S cluster assembly protein SufB, which encodes MTDNTELPVKDQAAHDAAAKVADYEHGWSSAIETDFAPKGLTEDTVRFISAKKNEPEWMLDWRLKAFRHWQTMETPDWAKLNVPPIDYQDAYYYAAPKAKPKLSSLDEVDPEILEVYKKLGIPIEEQKVLAGVEGARKVAVDAVFDSVSVATTFREELKRAGVIFLSISEAIREYPELVKKWLGKVVPMHDNYFATLNCAVFSDGTFVYVPEGVRCPMELSTYFRINAENTGQFERTLIVADKGAYVSYLEGCTAPMRDENQLHAAVVELIALDDAEIKYSTVQNWYPGNAEGQGGIYNFVTKRALCQGKRSKVSWTQVETGSAITWKYPSCVLNGDDSVGEFYSVAVTNNFQQADTGTKMIHNGKRTRSTIVSKGISAGKSNNTYRGIVRVAPNAEGVRNFTQCDSLLLGSTCGAHTVPYIEVRNPSATVEHEATTSKISDDQLFYAMQRGLGQEEAVALIVNGFAKEVLQQLPMEFAVEAQKLLGISLEGSVG
- the mddA gene encoding methanethiol S-methyltransferase encodes the protein MIRAFYLAYAAICYAIFFATFLYLIAFVGNLPVVEPTVDFAREAPPGRTVLIDAALIALFGVQHSAMARPGFKAAWTRIVPAPIERSTYVLLASLTLIVLMLFWHELTTPVWMVTNVAGAAVLWALFGLGWLIVLTSTFLINHFELFGLQQAWFAVRAKAAAPPVLRQPLFYRFVRHPLYAGFFLAFWATPVMTAGHLLLAAGLSLYMLIAIRFEERDLIDVFGEAYVSYRRRVGMLVPRIGGGR
- a CDS encoding iron-sulfur cluster assembly accessory protein, whose protein sequence is MTDTKTRVRPAAVTLTPGAEERIAKLMASAPEGTIGVRLSTPRRGCSGLAYSVDYVTEEVKFDEKIETPGGVFYIDGASVLYLIGSVMDWVEDDFAAGFVFENPNAKGACGCGESFTV
- a CDS encoding extensin family protein, translating into MKSIRPYLIWFAVAVLLTIGAIFGMQWVRDHPEHFPGARFELAHPQGWATHSKLVALASDDAACFAVLDRAGVGYLRRPPIGNGICRASQRMILTGDRFVPTMRPANAAPGCAVTAAMALWNRDVVQPLARKYFGQKVIEMENLGSYNCRKIAGEQAQSQHSTANAIDISAFILADGTRIALINDWPPGDNRSEFLHGIRDESCGLFSTVLSPDYNRAHADHFHLDMAARTAGWTVCR
- a CDS encoding cysteine desulfurase, with the protein product MTPGWHYLDTAATAQKPQAVIDATVNAMGRDYATVHRGVYARSADMTLAYEAARRRIAGFIGARENDVTFVRGATEAINLVAYSHPKKGRVLLSMLEHHSNIVPWQLAGWQVDVCPLTADGCIDLDAAEKLLTPDHTMVAFAHVSNVLGSPLDVARAAELAHRVDAELLIDGCQAVPRLPVDVAALGCDYYAFSGHKLYGPTGIGVLWSDKLDTLPPWQGGGSMIDRVTFAKTSYAPAPTRFEAGTPAIVEAIGLAAAVDYVEALGIDRVHAHECALVGSLREALARKNSITLYGPENSAGIVSFSMTGVHPHDIGTILDESGVAIRAGHHCAQPLMEHLGVPATARASFGVYNNDDDVAALIDGLARVERIFG
- a CDS encoding SUF system Fe-S cluster assembly protein, producing the protein MSDEDRMIKVEEVTSVDAPPKARVEDIETAPEKLERKRDYLEGFLAAKPADVAPGAVGGDLYESVIDALKEIFDPEIPVNIYDLGLIYNVEIDEGHVLVTMTLTTPHCPVAESMPAEVELRVGAVPGVGDAEVNLVWDPPWSPQNMSDEARLELGML
- the sufC gene encoding Fe-S cluster assembly ATPase SufC produces the protein MLKIENLHATVADKPILKGLSLDINAGEIHAIMGPNGAGKSTLSYVLGGRPGYEVTEGSATFDGQDLLDMDPHERAAVGLFLGFQYPVEIPGVSNVQFLRESLNAQRKARGEEPLSGGDFLKLAREKAGLLKLDMDMLKRPVNVGFSGGEKKRNEMVQMGILDPKLAILDETDSGLDIDALRIVGDGINAIMRRPDKAVLLITHYQRLLDYVRPDFVHVLAAGRIVKSGGPELALELEEHGYAEIAA